Proteins found in one Candidatus Desulfofervidus auxilii genomic segment:
- the pheA gene encoding prephenate dehydratase — MKLRSEIDILDEKILELLNQRAEIALKIGNIKIKNNLHFWDPQREKEIFNRLKLLNKGPLSDKAIFNIFHEIITATRELQCPTKVTFLGPEATFSHMAAIKHFGKAALFYPVATIKDVFHEVEKGHYDYGVVPVENSIEGVVAFTLDMFMQFNLNVCGEIYLKVNHYLASITREKKDIEKIYAHPQAAAQCREWLASNLPNIPIEEVVSTALAAQKAKEDPKAAAITTKLAAEKYGLYILEEHIEDFAHNTTRFWIIGHQLPKPTGHDKTSLIFATPHRPGALYEALRPFAERKINLTKLESRPMKSLPWHYLFFVDLEGHYNDKIIKEAINELKEICAYLKLLGSYPRAQTIDL, encoded by the coding sequence TTGAAATTAAGAAGTGAAATTGATATTTTAGATGAAAAAATTTTAGAGTTACTTAATCAAAGGGCTGAAATTGCTTTAAAAATTGGTAATATTAAAATTAAAAATAATCTCCATTTTTGGGATCCTCAACGGGAAAAAGAGATATTTAATCGTTTAAAATTGCTTAATAAAGGTCCTCTTTCTGATAAAGCTATTTTTAATATTTTTCATGAAATCATTACAGCCACAAGGGAATTACAATGTCCTACGAAAGTTACATTTCTTGGTCCCGAAGCTACATTTAGTCATATGGCTGCTATTAAACATTTTGGCAAAGCTGCACTTTTTTATCCAGTAGCAACAATTAAAGATGTTTTTCATGAAGTAGAAAAAGGACATTATGATTATGGTGTAGTACCAGTAGAGAACTCAATTGAAGGTGTAGTAGCTTTTACATTAGATATGTTTATGCAATTTAATTTAAACGTTTGTGGCGAGATTTATTTAAAAGTAAATCATTATCTAGCTTCAATTACAAGAGAAAAAAAAGATATTGAGAAAATTTATGCTCATCCACAAGCTGCTGCTCAATGTCGAGAATGGTTAGCATCTAACTTACCTAATATACCTATTGAAGAAGTAGTTAGTACAGCTTTAGCAGCTCAAAAAGCGAAAGAAGATCCAAAAGCAGCAGCTATTACTACTAAATTGGCAGCAGAAAAATATGGTCTTTATATTCTTGAAGAACACATAGAGGACTTTGCTCATAATACTACACGTTTTTGGATAATAGGACATCAATTGCCAAAACCTACAGGCCATGATAAAACCTCTTTGATTTTTGCTACACCTCACAGACCTGGAGCTCTTTACGAAGCATTAAGACCTTTTGCAGAAAGAAAAATCAATTTAACAAAACTTGAATCACGGCCTATGAAAAGTCTTCCTTGGCATTATCTTTTTTTTGTAGATTTAGAAGGACATTATAATGATAAAATCATTAAGGAAGCAATAAATGAATTAAAAGAAATTTGTGCTTATCTTAAACTCTTAGGTTCGTATCCTCGGGCACAAACAATTGACCTTTAG
- a CDS encoding type II secretion system F family protein → MPVFVWEGKTAEGKTIRGEFEASNVSVVRHRLRHQGITPIKVVPKTKKLEDYLPFLKGKVKEKDLVIFTRQLGTMLNSGVPVVRALDVLSIQQKNKLFKKVLQEVKTEVEGGSTLADAFKKYPHIFDELFVNMVAAGETGGALDQALERLTIYKEKALALKRKVKGAMVYPIITLMVAIAVVAVILVYVIPSFQKIFADFGTSLPAPTQFVINLSMWFRKYFLQLFMIIFGVIIGVRLWQRTESGKKIFDKLLLTIPLIGTLLQKTAIARFSRTLSTMLQSGVPILQSLDIVAKTSGNKVIEIDLQKVKLEVSRGQTLASSMGEMRIFPPLVVQMVAVGEETGELEKMLSKVADFYEEEVDAAVEALTSMLEPMMIVFLGGIIGGLVVALYLPIFKLGAVVGA, encoded by the coding sequence ATGCCTGTTTTTGTATGGGAAGGTAAAACTGCTGAAGGGAAGACAATCAGAGGAGAATTTGAAGCCTCTAATGTTAGTGTTGTTCGTCATAGATTAAGGCATCAAGGTATTACACCAATAAAAGTTGTACCTAAAACTAAAAAACTTGAAGATTATCTTCCTTTTTTAAAAGGTAAAGTCAAAGAAAAGGATCTAGTTATATTTACTCGACAACTAGGAACAATGTTAAATTCTGGTGTGCCAGTAGTTAGAGCATTGGATGTGCTTTCTATTCAGCAAAAAAATAAACTTTTTAAAAAAGTGCTTCAAGAGGTTAAAACAGAAGTAGAAGGTGGTTCTACACTAGCTGATGCTTTTAAGAAATACCCTCATATATTTGATGAACTTTTTGTTAATATGGTGGCAGCAGGTGAAACTGGTGGTGCTTTAGATCAAGCTTTGGAAAGATTAACAATTTATAAAGAAAAGGCTTTAGCTCTTAAAAGAAAAGTAAAAGGAGCTATGGTTTATCCAATTATTACATTAATGGTAGCAATAGCAGTTGTGGCTGTTATTCTTGTTTATGTAATCCCTTCTTTTCAAAAAATATTTGCTGATTTTGGCACAAGTTTACCTGCACCTACACAGTTTGTTATTAATTTAAGTATGTGGTTTAGAAAGTATTTTCTTCAACTTTTTATGATAATTTTTGGAGTTATTATTGGAGTTCGCCTTTGGCAAAGGACAGAAAGTGGGAAAAAAATTTTTGATAAACTTCTTCTTACCATACCTTTGATAGGAACTTTATTACAAAAAACAGCTATTGCCCGTTTTTCTCGCACACTATCAACAATGTTACAGAGTGGTGTTCCTATTTTGCAGAGTTTGGATATTGTAGCTAAAACATCTGGTAATAAAGTTATAGAAATTGATTTACAAAAAGTAAAATTAGAAGTAAGTCGTGGTCAAACATTAGCAAGTTCTATGGGCGAGATGAGGATTTTTCCTCCATTAGTAGTACAAATGGTAGCTGTAGGAGAAGAGACAGGAGAATTAGAGAAAATGCTTTCAAAAGTAGCAGATTTTTACGAAGAAGAAGTAGATGCTGCTGTTGAAGCATTAACTTCCATGTTAGAACCAATGATGATTGTTTTTCTTGGTGGAATTATTGGTGGTTTAGTAGTGGCTCTCTATCTTCCTATATTTAAACTGGGTGCAGTGGTGGGTGCTTAA
- a CDS encoding (Fe-S)-binding protein, with product MLKNCVKCGRCLSVCPIYKISGHERLSPRGKLNLIELYQEGILHPSPLFIETISACISCGQCEERCVLNLPIKEIIHQLREKLWSHQKIQFYRAWLISNILASRGILWRLLAMFKQFSPLPFSFAQKPFLPQNIKSSGKKTVGIFVGCITNFIYPHLGYKLLKLLKYLNYEIFIPNEQVCCGLMAYNLGDREIAFTLAQKNIDAFKNKKIDFILTPCASCYHHLTTFSLYQETGLSKKVMELNRFLFNNKIPFIFLNQKLTWHDPCHLYYHHNIWEEPRELLKKIGIFVESSPNGMCCGQGGSFSINFPELSKKMLEKRINFIKKTKADIVVTNCMGCLIQLKTGLGKEKVKHILELIA from the coding sequence GTGCTTAAGAATTGTGTTAAGTGTGGAAGATGTCTTTCTGTCTGCCCAATTTATAAAATAAGTGGACATGAAAGACTTTCTCCTAGAGGAAAATTAAATCTTATAGAACTTTATCAAGAAGGTATTCTTCATCCTTCTCCTTTATTTATAGAAACAATTAGTGCCTGTATTTCATGTGGACAATGCGAAGAAAGATGTGTTTTAAATCTTCCTATTAAAGAAATTATTCATCAATTGCGAGAAAAACTTTGGTCTCATCAAAAAATTCAATTTTATCGTGCTTGGTTAATAAGCAATATTTTGGCATCAAGAGGTATTCTTTGGCGTTTATTAGCTATGTTTAAACAATTTTCACCCTTACCTTTTTCTTTTGCTCAAAAACCATTTTTACCACAAAATATTAAATCTTCAGGTAAAAAAACAGTAGGTATTTTTGTTGGATGTATAACTAATTTTATTTATCCTCATTTAGGTTATAAGCTTTTAAAATTATTAAAATATTTAAACTATGAAATATTTATTCCAAATGAACAAGTTTGTTGTGGGCTTATGGCTTATAATTTAGGAGATAGAGAAATAGCTTTTACATTGGCTCAAAAAAATATTGATGCTTTTAAAAATAAAAAAATAGATTTTATTCTTACTCCTTGTGCTTCTTGCTATCATCATTTAACTACTTTCTCTCTTTATCAGGAAACAGGCTTATCAAAGAAAGTAATGGAGCTTAATAGATTTTTGTTCAATAATAAAATTCCTTTTATTTTTCTTAATCAAAAATTAACTTGGCATGATCCCTGCCATCTTTATTATCACCATAATATTTGGGAAGAACCAAGGGAATTGCTTAAAAAAATAGGTATTTTTGTTGAATCTAGCCCAAATGGTATGTGTTGTGGACAAGGAGGTAGTTTTTCTATTAATTTTCCTGAATTATCTAAGAAAATGCTTGAAAAAAGAATAAATTTTATTAAAAAAACAAAAGCTGATATTGTTGTTACTAATTGTATGGGTTGTCTTATCCAATTAAAGACTGGTTTAGGAAAAGAGAAAGTAAAACATATTTTGGAACTAATTGCTTAA